In Novosphingobium kaempferiae, the DNA window CGTCGGCATAGTCGATGTTCGCACGCAGCGTGTGAAGCGGCACGCGACCTTCGCGATACTGCTCGACGCGGGCGATTTCCGCACCGCCGAGACGGCCGCCGCACATGATCTTGATGCCTTCGGCACCCAGACGCATGGCCGACTGCATCGCGCGCTTCATCGCACGGCGGAACGCCACGCGACGGATCAGCTGGTCCGCGATGCCCTGGGCGATCAGCTTCGCGTCGACTTCCGGCTTGCGGATTTCGACGATGTTCAGCTTCACTTCGCTCGAGGTCATCGTGGCGAGCTGCTTGCGCAGCTTCTCGATGTCCGCGCCCTTCTTGCCGATGATGACACCGGGACGGGCAGCGAAGATCGAGATGCGGCACAGCTTGGCCGGACGCTCGATCACCACCTTCGAGATCGCAGCCTGCGGCAGGGTCTCGATGATGAACTTGCGGATCTTGAGGTCTTCCTCAAGCAGCTTGCCGTAGTCCCGGCCTTCCGCGAACCAGCGGCTGTCCCAGGTACGGTTGATCTGCAGACGCAGACCGATCGGATTGCTCTTATGACCCATGGATCAGGCCTCCTCGACTTCGCGAACGACGATCCGCAGGCGCGAAAACGGCTTGAGGATGCGGGTGGACTTGCCGCGGCCACGAGCGTGGAAACGCTTCATGGTGACGGACTTGCCGACCGACGCCTCGGCGACGACGAGAGCGTCGACGTCGAGGTTGTGGTTGTTCTCCGCGTTGGCGATCGCCGAGGCGAGAACCTTGCGGGCGTCCACCGCCATGGCCTTCTTGGAGAAGGCCAGGACGTTCATCGCGTCTTCGGCGCGCATGCCGCGGATGAGGGCAGCGACCAGGTTGAGCTTCTGGGCCGAACCACGAATGTTCGTGTTGACCGCAAGAGCTTCCTTGTCACCTACGCGACGGGGTGCTGCTGGCTTGCTCACTTGCGCTTGCCCTTCTTGTCGGCGGCGTGGCCGGGGAACGAGCGGGTGGGAGCGAACTCACCCAGCTTGTGACCGACCATGTCCTCGTTGACCGCAACGGGAATGAACTTGTGCCCGTTGTAGACCTGGAAGGTCAGACCAACGAACTGCGGGAGAATGGTGGAGCGACGCGACCAGGTCTTGATCGGACCAGCGCGGCTGCCGGCATCCTGCGCGACTTCGGCCTTCTTGAGAAGGTAGAGGTCGACGAAGGGGCCTTTCCAGACGGAACGTGCCATCGTGACTTACCTCTTCTTCTTGGCGTGACGCGAACGGATGATGAGCTTGTCCGTCTGCTTGTTGTTGCGGGTGCGCGCACCCTTGGTCGGCTTGCCCCAGGGCGTAACCGGGTGACGACCACCCGAGGTACGGCCTTCACCACCACCGTGCGGGTGGTCGACCGGGTTCTTGGCGACACCGCGGGTAAGCGGACGACGGCCCAGCCAGCGACCGCGACCGGCCTTGGCGAGGGTCTGGTTCGAGTTGTCGGGGTTCGAGACCGCGCCAACCGTGCCCATGCAATCGCCGCGCAGGTAGCGCTGCTCGCCCGAGTTCAGGCGGACGATGACCATGCCGCGGTCACGACCGACGACCTGGACGTAGGTGCCTGCCGAACGTGCGATCTGGCCGCCCTTCTCGGGCTTCATCTCGACGTTGTGGCAGATCGTGCCGACCGGCATCTGCGACAGAAGCATGGCGTTGCCCGGCTTCACGTCGGTCTTCTCGCCGGCGACGATCACGTCACCGACTGCGAGACGCTGCGGCGCGATGATGTAGGTCTGTTCGCCGTCCGTGTACTTCACCAGCGCGATGAACGCGGTGCGGTTGGGATCGTATTCGATCCGCTCGACGGTGGCTTCCATGTCCCACTTGCGACGCTTGAAGTCGATGAAGCGGTACTTCTGCTTGTGGCCGCCAGCGATGCCGCGCGAGGTCACGTGACCCTTGTTGTTGCGGCCGCCGGTCTTGCTCTTGCCTTCGGTCAGCGCCTTGAGGGGCTTGCCCTTCCAGAGCGACGACTTGTCGACGAGGACCAGGCCGCGGCGAGCGGGGCTGGTCGGGTTGTAGTTCTTGAGTGCCATCGGAAATTAACCCCGCGCGCCTTCGGTGATGTCAATCGACTGGCCTTCGGCCAGCGTGACGATCGCCTTCTTCACGTCGCTGCGACGGTAAGCCTTACCGCGCCAGCGCTTGGTCTTGCCCTTGACGACGAGCGTGTTCACGCCGGTCACCTTGACATCGAAGAGCGCCTCGACGGCGGCCTTGATCTCGGGCTTGCTCGCCTTGTCGGCAACCTTGAAGACGACCGCGTTCTGCTCGGAAAGCAGGG includes these proteins:
- the rpsC gene encoding 30S ribosomal protein S3: MGHKSNPIGLRLQINRTWDSRWFAEGRDYGKLLEEDLKIRKFIIETLPQAAISKVVIERPAKLCRISIFAARPGVIIGKKGADIEKLRKQLATMTSSEVKLNIVEIRKPEVDAKLIAQGIADQLIRRVAFRRAMKRAMQSAMRLGAEGIKIMCGGRLGGAEIARVEQYREGRVPLHTLRANIDYADAEALTAYGIIGIKVWVFKGEILGHDPTAQDRLMMEAQTSGVRPAR
- the rplV gene encoding 50S ribosomal protein L22, translated to MSKPAAPRRVGDKEALAVNTNIRGSAQKLNLVAALIRGMRAEDAMNVLAFSKKAMAVDARKVLASAIANAENNHNLDVDALVVAEASVGKSVTMKRFHARGRGKSTRILKPFSRLRIVVREVEEA
- the rpsS gene encoding 30S ribosomal protein S19, with the translated sequence MARSVWKGPFVDLYLLKKAEVAQDAGSRAGPIKTWSRRSTILPQFVGLTFQVYNGHKFIPVAVNEDMVGHKLGEFAPTRSFPGHAADKKGKRK
- the rplB gene encoding 50S ribosomal protein L2; this encodes MALKNYNPTSPARRGLVLVDKSSLWKGKPLKALTEGKSKTGGRNNKGHVTSRGIAGGHKQKYRFIDFKRRKWDMEATVERIEYDPNRTAFIALVKYTDGEQTYIIAPQRLAVGDVIVAGEKTDVKPGNAMLLSQMPVGTICHNVEMKPEKGGQIARSAGTYVQVVGRDRGMVIVRLNSGEQRYLRGDCMGTVGAVSNPDNSNQTLAKAGRGRWLGRRPLTRGVAKNPVDHPHGGGEGRTSGGRHPVTPWGKPTKGARTRNNKQTDKLIIRSRHAKKKR
- a CDS encoding 50S ribosomal protein L23 encodes the protein MAKTIDIRHYDVILAPHITEKSTLLSEQNAVVFKVADKASKPEIKAAVEALFDVKVTGVNTLVVKGKTKRWRGKAYRRSDVKKAIVTLAEGQSIDITEGARG